A segment of the Leptospira perdikensis genome:
GTATGTTCCGAACAAACAAAAAATGATCTCTCTCGAATCAAAACTGTTCGTTCTCTTACAAATATCCATGAGCTAGATTACAAAGTTCCAAACATAACAACAATATCCATTTTTTTAGAAAAAAGCCACAGAATTTCTCTTACCAAGAACACGTTGGTGGTAAAAACGAATTCAGGTAATTACAAAATCCCAACAGACAATTCACTAGAACTCATTCATGAGCTAAATTATATATTTAAAAAACATAATCCAGATATGATTTTATCTGACTATGGTGACCAAATCATATTTCCTCATCTTTTCAAATGTGCACAAGAAAATCACATAACAACAGAATTCGATAGAGATAAAACAAGCACAATACGACGTTCCATCCAAACCAAAGGAACTAGCTTTAATACTTACGGAACAATTGTCTATCGAGCCCCATCTTATCCTCTTTTTGGGAGATGGCATATCGATTCGAAAAATGGCTTTGTTTATAAAGAAGCAGATCTTATGGGAGTGATAGAGCTAGCACGCATTTCTCGTTTACCAATTCAAAAAATGGCAAGAGCCTCTACAGGAAAAGCGCTCACTTACATAGAGGTAGATGTGGCACTCCGAATGAACTACTTAGTGCCTTGGCAAAAAAGTGCCTTAGAAGCACCAAAAACCGCCTTAGAGCTGCTAAATGCTGATAAAGGAGGGCTTGTATTCCAAGCAGACACACAAAATGGATTTGTATTAGAAAATGTAGCACAACTGGACTTTTCCCAAATGTACCCGAAAGTCATGGTCTTACACAACATTTCACCCGAAACAATCAACTGTCTATGTTGTATAAACGATCCAACAACGGAAACAGTACCTTCCCTAGGATACCGAATCTGTAAGAAAAGAAAGGGAGTAGTTTCCGAAGCACTATCTCATATTGTAGCAAGACGAACCTATTACAAAAAACAAAGTAAAGAAACAAACCATCCGAACAAATCCGATATAGATCAAAAACAATCCAGTTTAAAATGGATGCTTGTCACCTCATTCGGTTACTTAGGTTATCGTAATGCCAAATTCGGAAAATTAGAAAGTCACGAATCTGTAACAGCATTCGGAAGAGAAAAATTAATCATAGCAAAAGAAGTTGCAGAAGAATATGGATATAACTTGATACATGCTATCACTGACTGTATATTTATCCAAAAACAAGACAGATCACCTATAAAAACAGAAACCCTAGAAGAAATATGTAAGATCATCCAAAAAAAAACAAAAATAGCAATGGATATCGAAGGTATATTCTCTTGGATATCTTTTCCTCCATCTACCACAGATGAAAAAATGCCAGTTGCCAATCGTTATATGGGACGTTTCATTGATGGAAACTTTAAAGGACGAGGAATTATCTTAAGACGAAAAGACTTTCCCATTTATATAAAAAAGGCTCAAAATGAAATGATTCAATGGATGTGTAAGTTTCAAACTATCAAAGAAATGCAATCAAAGGAAATAGAAATTTTAGAAATATTCGAAAAATATGACAAACCACTTTCGGAAGGCTCTGTCAACTGGAGAGAACTACTCCTCCAAAGATCCACCTCCAAAGATCCAGAAAGTTATACTGTCGATGCACCTAGTGCAGTCGCAGTCAAAGACCTATTAGAAATGGGAGTTCACGTCCAAGCAGGAGAAAAAGTTCGGTATTTAGTGGTGAATAAAAAATCAGATCAAAAAGGAAAAAGATATAAAACCGAAGAACGAATCGAAACAAAGGGTCTCTTGAATATCATAAGATACGACAAGAGCTACTACAGAAAATTACTTCTTAGGTCATTCAAAGAAATTTGGCTAAGTCTTGCAAGTTTCATTGATTTTGAAAACTTAATTAGCGACGAACAACTATTACCCTTCAAAATCTAAAAGTAAGTAATTTAAAATTATCAATATATACAAATTTACTTTTATTGCATAAAATCAAAAAAAATATCTTAATTCGTAATAAAAAAATACACGTTAGATGAGAATTTCTAACACTAATTCAAAAAACGTTTGCGTAAACCCTCAGACAAAAAAGACTCAGATTCGTTTTTCCATAAATGGGACTCAGGGGGCGAAGCTATGCCCTCTACCCCCAATATAACAGAAATTCGACTGCCTTAAAATTAAGAAAAAACAAAGCCTAAATAAAATTATGTCTCATAAGAAAATCCCAGCCAATACCTGCAAAAGAAGGATAAATATACGAATAACGCATAAATCACAAGAGTCAGCAATAAACGCTACACAGATAAGCATCGAACTCAGGCCAATAAACGCTTATCGCTAAGCCAACAAAGAGTGACGCAATAAACGAAAGTCTACACAACAAGGAAGCGGAGCCAAAAGAATAAACAACTTTTCGCATACAGTTCGTTATACGCCATTTCGTAAAAATCACCTTAAATCAGCAAAAAATTAAGGAAATTGAAAACAGAAGGTAAAATCTTTAAGAAATTCAATTTCTCATTTATTGACTTTTTCTACTGAATTTGGAAAATTAACATATGAAGGTAGAAACCAAAAAGGAATTGATTGAGGAATTAACCAAAATTAAACCAATTCTAAATAATGATTTTGGTGTTCTGAAAATCGGCGTCTTTGGGTCTTTTGCTAAAGATACAGTTAACTCGAATAGCGATGTTGATTTACTCGTTGAAATGAAATCTCCCGATTTTGATTCTTTTGTTGGTTTAAAAATATTTTTAGAAAATCTTTTTGAACGCAATGTTGATCTTGTTCGAAAAAGGAATCAAATTAAACCTTCCTTTCTCAATAGAATTCAAAAAGATATTATAAATGTCTGAAGAAATATACGAAAGGTTCGAATTTATTCTTGAATCGATCGTAATCATTGAAAATAGATTCTTAAAAATTAAATATCCGGATGATCTAATTAATTCCCAAGATGGAATTACTATACTTGATTCAATTGCAATGAGATTACAAGCAATCGGAGATAATCTTAAATCTGTTACAAAATTAGATAATAAATTTCTAAATAATTATCCCGATACGGACTGGGAAAAAATTATGAAAATGAGAGACGTGATTTCTCATCATTATGAAGGTCTTGATCACGAAATAATTTATAATATCTGTAAAAACAAAATACCTGAATTAAAACTTACTGTTCAATTAATTCTTGAACAACTCAACGGCGTATAACAGCGACTTACCGCTACGCTTCGGGACATCGCCCTCGCTCGGGCTACGCCAAATTCCCCTTCTGGCATTCGCCTTGCTTACGCAAGCTACATGCCAGTCCCTAACGTCCCGTTTCCGGGACTCAGGGTCGGGGAACTTCGGTAAGTCTATTCGTTATACGCTATCTGGTAAAAATTAAATATGAAAGAAGTAGAAATAGGACAAGAAATTTCAAATGAACAATTAACCGAAATATTCGAAGTCGGTAATATGGGAGGAATGAGAAAAAGCCTAAAAAATAACCTCTTAGTACTTATTTCAGATCCTTATAAAGGTTATTATACTGACCGCTGGGATGGAAACATTCTATATTACACAGGCACAGGTAAATTAGGTGATCAAAAATTAGAAAAACAGAATGCCGATTTAGCAAATTCGATTAAAACTGGATTGCAAATTCATCTTTTTGAAGTCTTTAATCCCAAAAAATACTTCTATCATGGAAAAGTGAGATTTACCGGTGATGTTCTAAAAGAAAAACAGAAAGATATTGAAGGAAGAAATAGAGATGTAATTATCTTTCCTCTAGAAAAAATCACACACAACTATTTAGTTGAACTTGAGTATTTAAAACATAAAGAAAACTTATCTGATTCAGAAATTAAAAAAAAGAATTCAAAAGAAATCAAAAATCTATTAGATAATTATAAACCTAAACCTTCTAGCAAAAGATTAATCTCTTCTATTTTTTATGAAAGAAACTCTATCCTAAAAGAATATGTTAAAAGAAGAGCAAATGGAAAATGTGAACTCTGCAACGACAGTGCTCCGTTCCTAGATAATAAAGGAAATCCATTCTTGGAAGTTCACCACATTATCTGGTTATCAAAGAATGGTGAAGATTCTATTGAAAATACTGTTGCGCTTTGCCCTAATTGTCATAGAAAAATGCATATTCTAGAAGATAAGAATGATATGGAAAAATTGATTAAAATCCCTAAACAATTACCAGACAGCGTATAACAGCGACTTAACGCTTCGCTTCGGGACTAGCCCTCGCTCGGTCTGCGACACATTCCCCTTCTGTCACTCGCCTGCATTCGCAAGCTACGTGCCAGTCCCTAACGTCCCGCCGGGACTCAGGGTCGGGGAACGTCGTTAAGTCTAGTTCGTTAGTCGCCATTATTTAAAACTATTCATAAGGAACATCAATGTCTAACGGAACATTTTTTTTAGCTAGGTATCACAAATTAGGATTACTCACGAATGAACTCTTAGAACAATTAGTTAGAAATGCAGCCAAAATTAATATTAGGGAAAATATTTGGACGATTATCGATACGAAAATTGGAACCGATAAAAAATATATTTTTGGAAAAATGGTAAAATATGCCCATGAAGGCAGTGTCACTCGTGTAGATGAACTAAAAAATGAATCTATCATTGAAATAATTCCTGAGCTTACTTTGGCTAGTAGTCCATTCGTAATTTTGCCAGATTATTCTGCGATAGCATATCTTCATGTTTGGAATCAGATTGAGCAATTCACTTTTATGCGGCGATTTGAAGAAATAATACATTTTTCAGCACATGGCTTTTTTGCAGAAATTGAACTTGAAAGTATAACAAACCTCGATGAATTTTTTATTCGATTTAATAAATTCGATCGAATCGTAAAAATAAAGTCAAAAATAAATCCACCAAACCCATTATTTGGTCACTTATGGGGTCCTCTTAAAGATTATCTTAAAAACCGAAACCTTGAACAATTGAAACTCGATGAAGAAAGTAAAAAAAATAATAGCATAGAAACTAGTAACCTTAAAAGTCTAATCGAATCAATAGTAGCAAGAAAAGATTTAAAAATAATTAATCCAAATTCCATCCCAATAGGAGACATGGCGGTATTAATGTCAGCTGATGGATATGGTAAATCAAGTATTGTGGGCGACATTGATGGAAAAACTGAAGTTTTGCACACCTATGAGAATTCCAGTAATTTCAAACTTGATAAGGATTCAAGTGCAGAATCACTCTATGTCGAAGCGAAAAAAATTCTTGATGATGTAGAAAAAAATCGGTATCTAGACCATGAATAAAATTGGAGATTTTTTTCGTGCAATTTTCATTTCAATAGAGTTTGTATTAATACTTTTTTTAATTAATATAAAAATCTTTTTCAATTCAATAGTAATTAAAATGAGTTATCCAATTCAAAAACTCATCGACTCAAATTTCATAATCATTTTTACTATCTATATTCCACTTATACTTGCATCACACTATTTGTTGAAAGATATACTTTTCCGTCCTAAAAATTCTAAAATACTTATTGAATGGCCACTATATCCTTCATTGAAAATGAGATGCCTGATATTAATTTTATATCCAGTAGCAGGATTAATCATTTCTATTATTCTACTTATTTTCCAAGAAGAAATTAATTTACAAAATATACCTTTTCTGTTATTTATTACGATTATTCCTTCCATTTCAGGGATAATATCGTCATATATCGCACATATAGAATTGAATGAAATATTAATCCGATATACAAATAACGGCGACTAACAACGACTTAACGCTTCGCTTCGGGACTAGCCCTCGCTCGGTCTACGACACATTCCCCTTCTGTCACTCGCATGCATTCGCAAGCTCCGTGCCAGTCCCTAACGTCCCGCCGGGACTCAGGGTCGGGGAACGTCGTTAAGTCTAGTTCGTTATGCGTAATAAATGTAAAATAGGTTCTAAACAAAACGACTTATGAAAATTAAAAAAGAATTTGAAAATTGGGCAATAAATCTATCCGGATGTGATGGCGGAAATCTAGACGGAAAAATATGGTTGTCAGGAATTGAATGGGGAGGGGGTCAAAATCCAAAGTTGTTGAATTTTGAAAAAGAAACAAAAGAGTTAGCTAACGCAACTCCAGTAAGATCTTCAAGTGAAACAGAACGAATTTTGGCTAATAAGGATCGAAAGAATACATACGATTTAAATGCTTATAAATTATTATCAGTAATAGCAAAAAATGACCATCTGGATAACTTCAAATTTAAAGAATTTATCCTCAACGAAAGACCATTTGAAAAAAAATCAAATTATTTTAAACTAAACATATATCCAATTAGTTTTCGGAACACTAGTGATTCACTATGGAACGATGAATGGAAAAATAAAACTGGATTTGAAAATAAATATTTATATAAACTTTGGTGTTGGAAATTTAGATTTTCCTTTTTACAAAATCTAGTTATAAACCATTCACCGAAACTCATAATATGCGTAGGGAAAACTTATATCACAGATTTCATCTTTGCTTTTGAAGGAATTGATAAATTAAGGGCACACAATGAGATTAACTTTCATAAAGTAAACAATAATGATTTAGCTTGCCTTAAGGTTAATAACGGAAAAACGCTTTTATGCATTACTCCATTTTTAACTAATGCAGGCAATCTTGTAGGAAATGAAATAATTTCCGCATTTGGCAAAAAAATAAGAAACTTAATATAGCAAATATACATTTACTACGCATAACAGCGACTTAACGCTTCGCTTCGGGACTAGCCCTCGCTCGGTCTACGACACATTCCCTTTCTGTCACTCGTTTGCATCCGCAAACTCCGTGCCAGTCCCTAACGTCCCGTCCGGGACTCAGGGTCAGGGAACGTCGTTAAGTCTAGTTCGTTATGCGAAAGCGTTTAAAATTTGAACAAATGAAAACTAATTTAACAATTTTACTAGAGAAATTTGCAAGTGACACTTGGAAAAAAATAAGATTAGGATATCTTTATTCTTGTAGTCAAATAGAAACTACAATTACAGATAACCATCTGCTTGAATTTTCAATTGCAAATGTAAACAATTTAAGAATCTACAAAGCTAAGGGATTAGACGAACCTAAAAAAGGATTTGACTGGGAATGGTGGGTTGGTTCTTACAACAGAGGATATTATAGATATTCAATACAAGCAAAATTATTGCATTATGCTGATAATAAATACTATTCGTTGCGGTATGCCGTAAAGGGAACTCAACAAATTGATATTCTTGAAAGTTTCTCAAAATCCCAAAACTCTATTCCATTATATTGTTTTTATAACTCAAGACCAATAAATATAAATAATTCTACTTCTTGGCATTGTAATTTACCATACGATACAGAACAACTTGGTTGCACACTAGTGCCAATAGATCATGTAAAAAAATATATTCAGAAAAGATCAACACGAACATTTGAAAGCTTACATAGCACAATTGATGCTATACCCTGGAGATGTATAGTAACTTGCCCTTCATTTTTTCCTAGAAAAAATTTAATTAATCAACTAAGTCCGAAAAATAGAGAAGTTCGCTTAGTAATGGAACTTCCAGACTTTCTTAAAAAAAGAAATAAAGAAGATGAAAAATATACTATAGAATTACCTGACAAATATTATGACTCGGATCTCGGCGGGAAACCCAAAAATATTTTGGTTTTTGAATTAGAAAATTAAAATATACAAAAAACGCCATCGCATAACAGCGACTTAACGCTTCGCTTCGGGACGAGCCCTCGCTCGGTCTACGACACATTCCCCTTCTGTCACTCGCTCGCAAACGCAAGCTACGTGCCAGTCCCTAACGTCCCCTCCAGGGACTCAGGGTCGGGAAACGTCGTTAAGTCTAGTTCGTTATGCGTAATTGCTCAAATAGCATCTATGAAAATTAATAAAGAATTTCCAATATCATTTAATATTCAACTCAACTATATTAATGAAAAAGCCTCAATAGATGAAAGATTATTCATTAAGAAATTTAATTCTTATTTTGGACAATTTGATCTAAAAGCATTAGAAAGCATCCTCCATCCTTACAAATCAGGTATCACAATTGGGAGATTTTCTGAATCTAATGCAAAGAAAATTATAAATGAATACAAAGATTTAAAGCTAAAACTTACGGAGAGGAATCCAACACTGAGAAATAAAATTCTCATTCATTCCGAAAATGATGCCCTACAGAAGGCCAATGATTATTTGAATCAAAAATCAGCAGATCTAGAAGCCGATGAGTATATAATTACTAAAACTGAAGTAAAACAATACGGCTGGCTCGTCTATTTCACAAATAAAAAATATGTCGAAACTAACGATGAATCCTTTCTTTTATTCGGCAATGGTCCTTTTATTATCAATAAATACGATGCAAGCATTTATCAAATTGGTTCTGCAAATCCAGAAACCCAAATCTATAAATATGAATTAGAATATTTCCCAGATTTTGTAGGCTCGTTTGAATACGTTCAAAAAGAATTAACTCGTATTTTAGGAAATGAAGAAGATATTTTTTTATTCGACACCTAAAGATTGTAATTCAGCCCAACAGTTTCGCAACTACGCATAACAGCGACTTAACGCTTCGCTTCGGGACAGGCCCTCGCTCGGTCTACGACACATTCCCCTCTGTCACTCGCCTGCATCCGCAAGCTACGTGCCAGTCCCTAACGTCCCGTCTGGGACTCAGGGTCGGGAAACGTCGTTAAGTCTAGTTCGTTATACGAAAATGGAAAAATAAATGTATTATCTTCAAAAAGAAAAGACACATATTACTCACACCACTATTTCAAGATATCTACTTGAAAAAATACTACAACAAGTTGATTTTACAGAATTAATTTCGAATAGACACAAAACAACAAATGGATTCATTTTAGTTAAAGAAATAAAAAATCTAAGTGCTCTAACAATAGAAAGAAGTAAAACTGTACATCGATTACGGGAAGTAATACTGGAATCGAAAAGTAAAAAGCTAATTACAAGTCTTAAAAATGACCGGATAATAAAAAAATATTGTAAAGATATAATACAATATTTTGAGTCTATAGATATAAAAGCACTCAATGAAAACAACTTTACGTTAATATCGGAAATCAAGAATAAATCAGAAATCCACTATATAAGACTCTATATAGATTATTTAAAACTTTTAAAAATCGAATTTCTATCAATAGATCTCGATAGTACCCAAGAAGCCAGAGAAATAGAAAAAATAGACGAAATAGTTCAATGTTTTATCCCATTTCTACTAGAGGAAGGCTACTCACCTCAGAATATATTTCATTTATGTATCAAATTGATTCAAAAACCAAAAAAAAATTTAGTCGAACTATTTTTTAGATTATTTTCAGGAGAACAACACGCCAAAACCTTTGCCATAAGGACTCAATCAGAAGTACCAAATCCATTCATTCAACACTTAGAAAGAAAAAAAATTATATATTGCAGGGTAAATTTGCTAGAGGCAAATAAACCTGTTGAAATAAACCAAAATGAAGAAATCTTAATATTTTCAAAAACGACAACCGATCCATTTACATTCCTTAGGCAAATGTATGATGATTCGCTTAAAAATCATGTTAGTTCTAAAGACAGAAAATCTTTAAATCTATTTATAAATTATTTTGATTCACTATATTTTAAGGAAAAGCAGCATACTAGATTCCAGAAAGCGCTCTTTGGTGTAGATCCTTTAAATGTTTCAGCAAGAAGAAATACACTACATAACACCTTAAATAAATGTTCAAAATATTATAAGTTTGATAATACTGTTGAAGATAACCTACCAAACATTAATGCAATCTTCGATTCGGTTTACTTTTACAACCTTGCGCTAGGTTCAAAATCAATTGAAAACTCAATTTTCTTACTTTGGACATCCCTTGAATCACTAATACCATATAGAATAAAAGGATCAGATATAGAAAATGTCTGTTACTTCTCTTCGAAATTTCTTAGCATAGGTTCAATAGGTAGAAAAATTTTCTCGTTTTTACAACGATTAGAAAATATTAAAAAATATGTTCCTGAACTGAAGGAATCATCATTAATTCCAAATTTTGATAACATTTACGACTCAAATAATGTTCTAAAAGCATTTCGCTGGTTATTAGAGTCACCCGAAGCTGGAAATGATCCATTTAATTTAATAAATTCATCTTCACCCCTCTTAGCGAAGCAATATTTAGAAATAAATTCAAACTGGTCAAAGGAAAAAATATCATTGTTTTCAGATATAATAAATCATTCTTCTGAATCGGTGAAATATCAATTAGATCGAATTTATCTATACAGAAATAGAGTTGTGCAC
Coding sequences within it:
- a CDS encoding YrhB domain-containing protein, whose translation is MKINKEFPISFNIQLNYINEKASIDERLFIKKFNSYFGQFDLKALESILHPYKSGITIGRFSESNAKKIINEYKDLKLKLTERNPTLRNKILIHSENDALQKANDYLNQKSADLEADEYIITKTEVKQYGWLVYFTNKKYVETNDESFLLFGNGPFIINKYDASIYQIGSANPETQIYKYELEYFPDFVGSFEYVQKELTRILGNEEDIFLFDT
- a CDS encoding DNA polymerase domain-containing protein; translated protein: MEIFKGYLFDIYHSEQKIYLWIKSDSGELKLFFDEFYPIIYANASPNILKKLVKRFYELDALAEIPTFTKKFLFYENKEISVLKLVLSKPQLLPKITNKLFYLYGKYDIYHSDIEITTGYMVEKDIYPLAYLEVCSEQTKNDLSRIKTVRSLTNIHELDYKVPNITTISIFLEKSHRISLTKNTLVVKTNSGNYKIPTDNSLELIHELNYIFKKHNPDMILSDYGDQIIFPHLFKCAQENHITTEFDRDKTSTIRRSIQTKGTSFNTYGTIVYRAPSYPLFGRWHIDSKNGFVYKEADLMGVIELARISRLPIQKMARASTGKALTYIEVDVALRMNYLVPWQKSALEAPKTALELLNADKGGLVFQADTQNGFVLENVAQLDFSQMYPKVMVLHNISPETINCLCCINDPTTETVPSLGYRICKKRKGVVSEALSHIVARRTYYKKQSKETNHPNKSDIDQKQSSLKWMLVTSFGYLGYRNAKFGKLESHESVTAFGREKLIIAKEVAEEYGYNLIHAITDCIFIQKQDRSPIKTETLEEICKIIQKKTKIAMDIEGIFSWISFPPSTTDEKMPVANRYMGRFIDGNFKGRGIILRRKDFPIYIKKAQNEMIQWMCKFQTIKEMQSKEIEILEIFEKYDKPLSEGSVNWRELLLQRSTSKDPESYTVDAPSAVAVKDLLEMGVHVQAGEKVRYLVVNKKSDQKGKRYKTEERIETKGLLNIIRYDKSYYRKLLLRSFKEIWLSLASFIDFENLISDEQLLPFKI
- a CDS encoding HNH endonuclease, translating into MKEVEIGQEISNEQLTEIFEVGNMGGMRKSLKNNLLVLISDPYKGYYTDRWDGNILYYTGTGKLGDQKLEKQNADLANSIKTGLQIHLFEVFNPKKYFYHGKVRFTGDVLKEKQKDIEGRNRDVIIFPLEKITHNYLVELEYLKHKENLSDSEIKKKNSKEIKNLLDNYKPKPSSKRLISSIFYERNSILKEYVKRRANGKCELCNDSAPFLDNKGNPFLEVHHIIWLSKNGEDSIENTVALCPNCHRKMHILEDKNDMEKLIKIPKQLPDSV
- a CDS encoding nucleotidyltransferase family protein encodes the protein MKVETKKELIEELTKIKPILNNDFGVLKIGVFGSFAKDTVNSNSDVDLLVEMKSPDFDSFVGLKIFLENLFERNVDLVRKRNQIKPSFLNRIQKDIINV
- a CDS encoding HepT-like ribonuclease domain-containing protein, whose protein sequence is MSEEIYERFEFILESIVIIENRFLKIKYPDDLINSQDGITILDSIAMRLQAIGDNLKSVTKLDNKFLNNYPDTDWEKIMKMRDVISHHYEGLDHEIIYNICKNKIPELKLTVQLILEQLNGV